A stretch of the Terriglobales bacterium genome encodes the following:
- the nikB gene encoding nickel ABC transporter permease, whose product MLRLLGSRLLYTLPVIWVVVSVVFLLIHLVPGDPIQQMLGEGAASADVQAARQAYGLDQPLGQQYLNYWKGVLRGDLGQSIRFNQNVAKLLWDRYPFTLKLTLASLAVALLLSIPAGVHSAQRRNRWDDRAISFVSLLGLSFPNFALGPILILLFAIKLGWLPVSGSGSFAHIILPAVTMGGALAAILTRMVRTSMLEELNQDYIRTARAKGLPERAVVYRHALRNAMIPVLTVIGLQFGALLAGAIVTETIFSWPGIGRLTVQAISNRDYYLVQGCILAIGLTYVAVNFLTDLLYSAVNPRIRQ is encoded by the coding sequence TTGCTTCGTCTCCTCGGATCGCGCTTGCTCTACACCTTGCCAGTGATCTGGGTGGTGGTGTCCGTAGTCTTCCTGCTGATCCATCTGGTGCCCGGCGATCCAATCCAACAAATGCTGGGAGAAGGAGCGGCCAGCGCAGATGTACAAGCGGCCCGGCAGGCTTACGGTCTCGATCAACCACTCGGGCAGCAATACCTAAATTATTGGAAAGGCGTGTTACGGGGAGATCTGGGGCAATCGATCCGCTTTAATCAGAATGTCGCGAAGTTGCTATGGGACCGCTATCCCTTCACCTTGAAGCTGACCCTGGCCTCGCTGGCGGTGGCGCTGCTGCTCTCGATTCCCGCTGGCGTACACTCCGCGCAGCGGCGAAACCGCTGGGACGACCGGGCGATCAGCTTTGTGAGCCTGCTTGGGCTATCATTCCCCAATTTCGCGCTGGGGCCGATTCTGATTCTCCTCTTCGCTATTAAGCTGGGATGGCTGCCGGTTTCCGGTTCTGGTAGTTTCGCGCACATCATTCTGCCGGCAGTCACTATGGGTGGCGCGCTCGCTGCCATCCTAACGCGGATGGTCCGCACCTCGATGTTGGAGGAGCTCAACCAGGATTACATCCGCACGGCTCGCGCCAAGGGTTTGCCGGAGCGCGCGGTGGTCTATCGGCATGCCTTGCGAAATGCCATGATTCCAGTGCTGACGGTGATCGGACTGCAATTCGGCGCGCTGCTGGCGGGAGCGATCGTTACAGAGACGATTTTCTCCTGGCCGGGAATTGGGCGGCTGACGGTGCAGGCCATCTCTAATCGCGATTATTACCTGGTGCAAGGCTGCATATTGGCGATCGGGCTGACGTACGTCGCCGTGAATTTTCTTACCGACCTGCTGTATTCCGCAGTGAACCCACGTATTCGCCAATAG
- a CDS encoding hemolysin family protein encodes MLASVLLRILAVLLLVAANAFFVAAEFALVSIRSARIQQLIEAHRMGARTVQKLHSSLTDLLNAVQLGVTLTSLALGWIGEPVLAALFQVWIGHVPYARIYAHGLAIVTSFCLITYLLVILGEVVPKSLALQRSERVALAVAAPMDFFMRVTRPFLRLMTSSSQMVLSLFGIEKIREGGVHSTEELKQIVTASRRMGMMPAFQEDLLLRALELGNISVREVMVPRTRIFSLPADLSLADAMSRVVEEQHSRVPVYDPIRGPEHIIGLLYSKDISRWMRLRLMYPDGESALRLESMQVRNIMRDVLVVPETKLLPDLLVEFKQSKRHLAVVVDEFGSTAGLITVEDVLEQLVGEIEDEFDIALQPLAPGASTMVLDGSVNIRDLETLYHVMLPRDQGFETLAGFILAELQRLPRVGDVVNYEGRRFTVMEMEGRRIARVKIEALEQQAVADQEAGARK; translated from the coding sequence ATGCTGGCTTCTGTTCTGCTGAGAATCCTGGCGGTGCTGCTGCTGGTGGCGGCCAATGCCTTTTTTGTGGCTGCAGAATTCGCGCTGGTCAGCATCCGCAGCGCGCGCATTCAGCAACTGATCGAAGCCCATCGCATGGGCGCGCGCACGGTGCAGAAACTTCATTCCTCGCTCACAGACCTCCTCAATGCAGTGCAATTAGGGGTGACGCTTACCAGCCTGGCACTGGGCTGGATTGGAGAGCCGGTACTGGCGGCGCTATTTCAGGTCTGGATCGGGCATGTGCCCTATGCGCGCATCTACGCGCATGGCCTCGCGATTGTAACGTCGTTCTGTCTGATCACCTACCTGCTGGTCATTCTGGGCGAGGTGGTACCCAAATCGCTGGCGCTGCAGCGCTCCGAGCGAGTGGCGCTTGCGGTTGCGGCTCCCATGGATTTTTTCATGAGGGTGACGCGGCCTTTCCTTCGGCTGATGACTAGTTCGTCACAGATGGTGCTGAGCCTGTTCGGAATCGAGAAGATCCGCGAAGGCGGGGTGCACTCTACAGAAGAGCTGAAGCAGATCGTCACCGCCTCGCGCCGCATGGGGATGATGCCGGCGTTTCAGGAAGACCTGCTGCTGCGCGCGTTGGAGCTGGGAAACATCAGCGTACGTGAGGTGATGGTCCCGCGCACCAGAATATTCTCCTTGCCCGCCGATCTGTCTCTCGCTGATGCCATGTCGCGGGTGGTAGAAGAACAGCATTCGCGGGTACCCGTCTATGACCCGATTCGTGGTCCTGAACACATCATTGGTTTGCTATACAGCAAGGACATCTCGCGCTGGATGCGGCTGCGCCTGATGTATCCCGACGGAGAGAGCGCCCTGCGCCTGGAGAGCATGCAAGTGCGCAACATCATGCGCGACGTTCTGGTAGTACCGGAAACCAAGCTGCTCCCAGACCTGCTTGTGGAGTTCAAGCAGAGCAAGCGTCACCTGGCGGTGGTGGTCGACGAATTTGGCTCGACCGCGGGTTTGATCACAGTGGAGGATGTGCTCGAGCAGCTTGTGGGAGAGATCGAAGACGAGTTTGATATAGCTCTGCAGCCGCTTGCGCCGGGGGCCTCCACCATGGTGCTGGATGGATCGGTGAACATCCGCGACCTTGAGACGCTGTATCACGTCATGCTGCCGCGGGATCAGGGATTTGAAACCCTGGCGGGATTCATCCTTGCCGAGCTGCAAAGACTGCCCAGGGTGGGAGACGTGGTGAACTATGAAGGCCGGCGCTTTACAGTCATGGAAATGGAAGGACGGCGGATCGCGCGGGTAAAAATCGAAGCCTTGGAACAGCAAGCGGTTGCCGACCAGGAAGCGGGAGCGAGAAAGTGA
- a CDS encoding DUF4097 family beta strand repeat-containing protein, with product MKFRSRLLLTCVMTCAALLAMADSRSEGSFDRTLSVSGPVDLDVETGAGSIEVRSGSSASVVIHGRIRVNGLAWFSGDPGDKVERIEKKPPIEQNGNSIRIGRTHESSLFQNISISYVIETPAQTRLTSQTGSGTQTVAGVNGPVHAKTGSGSVRVEQTHSDIEATTGSGAIDLNDIHGGVRANAGSGSIRAHGIAGSFRATTGSGNIDLVQSSPGYVDAQAGSGSLRLENIQGNLHASTGSGSITAGGQPSGSWDLRSGSGSISVRVPGDARFDLYAHTSSGSLQLDVPVEVQGEISKREIRGKVRGGGSFALNVHTGSGSIRIQ from the coding sequence ATGAAGTTCCGTTCCAGGTTGCTGCTGACATGTGTAATGACGTGCGCCGCGCTGCTCGCAATGGCCGATTCACGGTCCGAAGGCTCGTTCGATCGCACTCTGAGTGTCAGCGGTCCGGTTGATCTGGATGTGGAAACCGGCGCCGGCAGCATCGAAGTGCGATCCGGTTCATCCGCCAGTGTCGTGATTCACGGCCGCATTCGCGTGAACGGCTTAGCTTGGTTCAGTGGCGATCCGGGGGACAAGGTGGAGCGCATAGAAAAGAAGCCTCCCATCGAGCAGAACGGAAACTCGATTCGCATCGGGCGAACCCATGAGTCCAGCCTGTTCCAGAACATCTCCATCAGCTACGTCATAGAAACGCCCGCGCAAACGCGGTTGACTTCGCAAACTGGTTCGGGCACCCAAACGGTGGCAGGGGTGAACGGGCCAGTGCATGCTAAGACGGGGTCGGGATCGGTCCGCGTCGAACAGACTCATTCCGATATCGAAGCCACCACAGGTTCCGGTGCGATCGATCTGAATGACATCCACGGCGGAGTGCGGGCCAATGCGGGGAGCGGCAGCATTCGCGCGCACGGAATTGCCGGCAGCTTCCGCGCCACTACTGGGAGCGGCAATATCGATCTCGTCCAATCCTCTCCGGGATACGTTGATGCTCAAGCCGGGTCGGGCTCGTTGCGCCTGGAGAACATTCAGGGAAATCTCCATGCCAGTACCGGTAGCGGCAGCATCACCGCCGGTGGCCAGCCCAGTGGCAGCTGGGACCTGCGCAGCGGCTCGGGAAGCATTTCGGTGAGAGTCCCAGGCGACGCCCGCTTCGACCTCTACGCCCACACCAGTTCGGGAAGCCTGCAACTAGATGTGCCGGTGGAGGTGCAGGGAGAGATCAGCAAGCGAGAAATTCGCGGCAAAGTGCGTGGCGGCGGAAGTTTTGCACTGAACGTACACACCGGATCAGGAAGTATTCGCATTCAATAA
- a CDS encoding SAM-dependent chlorinase/fluorinase has protein sequence MALERIITFTTDFGITDHYVGAMKGVILNINPHARIVDISNSVQSYDVLDGAMAIAQAYSYFPYDTVHMVVVDPGVGTARRPLLVRTERFLFLAPDNGVLSFVFERETERLEVRHITSDHYFLKPVSHTFHGRDVFAAVAGYLSKGMEISKFGDEISDFVRFAAPKPKQVNHQTIKGIVLKADKFGNLITNITPQDLPQLFAAEPPPFRISIGKSEISKMKTAYAQGTPGEVFAILGSMGFLEIAANRGSAARLVGAEKGSDVSVLVESARPAKAQ, from the coding sequence GTGGCCCTAGAGCGCATCATTACCTTCACCACCGATTTCGGCATTACTGACCATTACGTAGGCGCGATGAAAGGCGTGATTCTCAACATTAACCCCCACGCCCGCATCGTGGATATCAGCAACAGCGTTCAGTCCTACGACGTCCTGGATGGCGCCATGGCCATCGCCCAGGCTTACAGCTATTTTCCCTACGACACGGTGCATATGGTGGTCGTTGACCCAGGAGTGGGCACCGCCCGGCGGCCTCTGCTGGTGCGCACGGAACGTTTCCTGTTCCTGGCTCCCGATAATGGGGTGTTGTCCTTCGTTTTTGAGCGCGAGACGGAGCGGCTGGAAGTACGGCACATCACCTCGGATCATTACTTCTTAAAGCCGGTCAGTCATACTTTTCACGGGCGCGATGTTTTTGCCGCCGTCGCCGGATATCTGAGCAAAGGGATGGAGATATCCAAGTTTGGCGACGAAATATCCGACTTTGTGCGCTTCGCCGCCCCCAAACCTAAGCAGGTGAATCATCAGACGATCAAAGGCATCGTGCTGAAGGCTGATAAGTTCGGCAATCTGATCACGAACATCACCCCCCAGGACCTGCCGCAACTTTTCGCCGCTGAGCCGCCTCCGTTCAGGATCAGCATCGGCAAGAGTGAGATCAGCAAGATGAAGACCGCCTATGCCCAGGGAACGCCCGGGGAAGTGTTTGCCATTCTGGGTAGCATGGGGTTTCTGGAAATCGCTGCCAATCGCGGGTCCGCCGCCCGCTTGGTCGGTGCCGAAAAGGGCAGCGACGTCAGCGTGCTCGTCGAGAGCGCACGTCCTGCCAAAGCGCAATAG
- the pilM gene encoding type IV pilus assembly protein PilM: MFSFGGSKSIVGLDIGSSSIKAVELKRSRGGLELAHAGVEPLANDVVVDSMIMDSPSVASAIGKLFAEHSIKTKQVATSVSGHSVIVKRITMSTMTEQQLADSINSEAAQHIPFDIADVNIDYQVLTDDLTGPQMDVLLVAVKKDKILNYTNVLSMAGKTPAIVDIDVFALQNCYEYNYDPAPGSTVALLNLGASVMNINILKGTTPLFTRDVSVGGHQYTDALQKELDLSFDDAESLKLGEKVGTVSEDAKQPILQQVTEIIVLEIQKTFDFFRATAAGEHIERLYLAGGSSRVPGLMEALRQEFSLPVEILNPFARIEYGPGASSLVERNAGQLAVAVGLALRSFESL, translated from the coding sequence ATGTTTTCATTCGGTGGCTCCAAGTCGATTGTGGGACTCGATATCGGTTCGAGCAGCATCAAGGCGGTGGAACTGAAGCGCTCCCGTGGCGGGCTGGAACTGGCTCACGCCGGAGTTGAACCGCTGGCCAACGATGTGGTGGTGGACTCCATGATCATGGACAGTCCCAGCGTGGCCAGTGCCATCGGCAAGCTCTTTGCCGAACACAGCATCAAGACCAAACAGGTGGCCACGTCGGTCAGCGGGCACTCGGTGATCGTGAAGCGAATCACCATGTCGACCATGACAGAGCAGCAACTGGCTGACAGCATCAACAGCGAAGCCGCGCAGCACATCCCGTTCGATATCGCCGACGTGAACATTGACTACCAGGTGCTCACCGACGATCTGACGGGCCCGCAGATGGACGTGCTGCTGGTGGCGGTAAAGAAGGACAAGATTCTCAACTACACCAACGTGCTGTCGATGGCGGGCAAGACCCCGGCTATCGTGGACATCGACGTTTTCGCGCTGCAGAACTGCTACGAATACAACTACGACCCGGCGCCGGGCTCCACGGTGGCGCTGCTGAATCTGGGCGCCAGCGTAATGAACATCAATATCCTCAAAGGCACGACTCCCCTGTTTACCCGCGACGTAAGCGTGGGTGGCCACCAATACACCGATGCGCTGCAGAAGGAACTCGATCTCAGCTTCGATGATGCTGAGTCTCTCAAGCTGGGCGAGAAGGTGGGGACGGTGAGCGAGGATGCCAAGCAACCCATCCTGCAGCAGGTGACCGAGATCATCGTGCTGGAAATCCAGAAGACCTTTGACTTCTTCCGCGCCACCGCGGCGGGTGAGCACATCGAGCGGCTCTATCTGGCAGGTGGCTCATCGCGTGTACCCGGCCTGATGGAAGCGCTGCGCCAGGAGTTCTCGTTGCCGGTCGAAATTCTGAACCCGTTCGCCCGCATTGAATATGGCCCCGGAGCCTCGAGTTTGGTCGAGCGCAACGCGGGGCAATTAGCCGTGGCCGTGGGTTTGGCCCTGAGGAGTTTTGAAAGCCTATGA
- a CDS encoding nuclear transport factor 2 family protein: protein MRQTLVVVVLLVTAAFAAAQKEGGSRAQHASVEQIIRKLDDERIQAQIHGDAAAFDRLYADDFIGVGPSGTVRTKPQVIADFTSGTLKFQSITTDDVQVRVYGNTAVETGRSTMKGEDKGKTVPQDTRFTRVWVEQQGRWRLVANHYSSQMSQK from the coding sequence ATGAGACAAACACTCGTTGTCGTCGTCCTACTTGTGACTGCCGCTTTCGCCGCCGCGCAGAAAGAAGGCGGGAGCAGAGCTCAACACGCCAGCGTTGAGCAGATCATACGCAAACTCGATGATGAACGCATTCAAGCGCAGATCCACGGGGATGCTGCAGCTTTTGACCGTCTTTATGCAGATGATTTTATCGGCGTAGGGCCAAGCGGCACCGTTAGAACCAAGCCGCAGGTCATTGCAGATTTCACGTCGGGTACGTTGAAATTCCAGTCCATAACGACCGATGACGTCCAAGTGCGCGTCTATGGAAACACGGCTGTCGAGACGGGACGGTCAACCATGAAGGGAGAGGACAAGGGCAAGACTGTTCCCCAAGACACTCGCTTCACCAGGGTGTGGGTCGAGCAGCAAGGGCGCTGGCGATTGGTTGCCAACCACTACTCCTCTCAGATGTCGCAGAAATAA
- a CDS encoding helix-turn-helix domain-containing protein, whose product MADAPEVMNIRQASQYLGVSPDTLYKYVYEEKIPAFKLGNRWKFKKTILDSWMERKSTVGDGKGKKRPRPARALASR is encoded by the coding sequence ATGGCCGATGCGCCGGAAGTGATGAACATCCGCCAGGCTTCGCAGTACTTGGGCGTGAGCCCCGACACGCTCTACAAGTACGTATACGAGGAGAAGATTCCTGCGTTCAAGCTGGGCAATCGTTGGAAGTTCAAGAAGACCATCCTGGATTCCTGGATGGAACGCAAAAGTACAGTAGGAGACGGCAAAGGCAAAAAGCGGCCCAGACCGGCGCGTGCCCTAGCCAGTCGTTAG
- a CDS encoding sigma-54 dependent transcriptional regulator: MGNILVCDDERSICEMLEISLRKEGHRVETVTSGEAGKKKLESALFDVVITDIRMPHINGIEVLRYAHTVSPDSLVVLITAVDDLEAAVMAVKAGGAFDYIRKGPGLIDEVKLAVKNAVEKQSLRRQNFALRRDAAGRNSLDNIVGVSPAMEKLKQTVRSVATTGSTVLIHGESGTGKELVARAVHACSPRAAESFVSINCGAFPETLLESELFGYVKGAFTGANQNKAGLFEVANEGTIFLDEISEMSLTMQVKLLRVLQERCLRPVGGTDEISIDVRVIAATNKNLDELVAQGSFREDLYYRLNVIPISVPPLRSRREDIPLLANHFLKKYAPAAGKQIVRLAAESLRDLTEYEWPGNVRQLENAIERAVALESGEELHVELPSERPKARANGPNGSNGHTSIPTDGLDMERYVADLERDLIKAALRQSNGVQTRAAELLKLSYRSFRHLLKKYEL; the protein is encoded by the coding sequence ATGGGTAATATTTTGGTTTGTGACGACGAACGCTCGATCTGCGAAATGCTGGAGATTTCGCTGCGCAAGGAAGGGCACCGGGTGGAGACCGTTACCTCCGGCGAAGCGGGTAAGAAAAAGCTCGAATCGGCGCTATTCGATGTGGTGATCACCGACATCCGTATGCCGCACATCAATGGCATCGAAGTGCTGCGCTACGCGCACACGGTTTCCCCAGACTCGCTGGTGGTTCTGATCACGGCGGTGGATGATCTGGAGGCGGCGGTAATGGCGGTCAAGGCGGGAGGGGCTTTCGACTACATTCGCAAAGGCCCGGGCCTGATCGATGAGGTGAAGCTGGCGGTTAAGAACGCGGTGGAGAAGCAGAGTCTGCGCCGGCAGAACTTCGCGTTGCGCCGCGATGCCGCGGGCCGGAACTCGCTGGACAATATTGTGGGCGTGAGCCCGGCCATGGAGAAGCTGAAACAAACGGTGCGCAGCGTGGCCACCACCGGGAGTACGGTACTCATCCACGGAGAGAGCGGCACGGGCAAAGAACTGGTGGCCCGCGCTGTCCACGCCTGCTCGCCGCGAGCAGCGGAATCCTTCGTATCCATAAACTGCGGAGCCTTCCCCGAAACCCTGCTGGAAAGCGAATTATTCGGCTACGTCAAGGGAGCTTTTACTGGGGCCAACCAGAACAAGGCCGGCCTGTTCGAAGTAGCCAATGAGGGCACGATTTTCCTGGACGAGATCAGCGAGATGAGCCTCACCATGCAGGTGAAGCTGTTGCGCGTGCTGCAGGAGCGCTGTCTGCGGCCGGTGGGCGGGACGGACGAGATTTCCATCGACGTGCGGGTGATTGCCGCTACCAACAAGAATCTGGATGAGCTGGTTGCCCAGGGAAGCTTTCGGGAAGACCTTTATTACCGCCTGAATGTGATTCCAATCTCGGTTCCTCCACTGCGCTCGCGGCGGGAAGATATTCCTTTATTGGCCAATCATTTTCTTAAGAAATATGCTCCCGCCGCGGGCAAGCAAATCGTGCGTCTGGCGGCGGAATCGCTGAGGGACCTTACGGAATACGAGTGGCCCGGAAACGTGCGCCAACTGGAAAATGCCATTGAGCGCGCCGTGGCGCTGGAGAGCGGGGAAGAGTTGCACGTGGAACTTCCGTCGGAACGCCCCAAAGCTCGCGCCAATGGTCCGAACGGAAGCAATGGTCATACGTCGATCCCCACCGACGGGCTGGACATGGAGCGCTATGTAGCCGACCTCGAGCGCGATCTGATCAAAGCCGCGTTGCGCCAGTCGAATGGAGTCCAGACCCGGGCAGCGGAATTGCTCAAGCTTTCTTATCGCTCATTCCGGCATCTGCTGAAGAAGTACGAGTTGTAA
- a CDS encoding efflux RND transporter periplasmic adaptor subunit, giving the protein MANGNGKKKKKRLFYIVGSSVGILVIVLAVVAATRGGTKIDPSKLGKVEKGDLAKSVVATGKVEPIIKVEIKSKASGIVKKLYVDTGDKVKEGQILAELDKAEIEAQVRSQRANLEAAEASLRSTEADYERAKVDAEGPDIPMLQRAYARAQKMAREGVVSEANLDDAQKAYELAVNKRDVARAQMGVLKAKISQAAAQEQSAKAELKRLEEQYSYTTIVAPLDGVVLSRDVEVGDAVSSILVMGSAATLMMTLGDISEVYVKGKVDESDIGRVYLGQPARIKVESFKDKTFTGKVTKISPMGVEKDNVTTFEVRVSINNPGGELKAAMTANAEIILDEHKGVLMIPEGAVIYDKDKKSFVEIPVPSAKDGKKKIAVSLGISNGAKAEVLGGLKEGDQVVLQ; this is encoded by the coding sequence GTGGCAAACGGTAACGGCAAAAAGAAAAAGAAACGGCTCTTTTATATCGTGGGATCCAGTGTTGGGATCCTGGTAATCGTTCTGGCCGTGGTGGCTGCTACCCGCGGTGGCACCAAGATCGATCCTTCCAAGCTGGGAAAAGTCGAAAAAGGCGATCTGGCCAAGAGCGTGGTCGCTACCGGCAAAGTGGAGCCGATCATCAAGGTGGAGATCAAGTCCAAAGCCAGCGGCATCGTCAAAAAACTATATGTAGACACCGGCGATAAGGTGAAGGAGGGGCAAATTCTGGCCGAGTTGGATAAGGCAGAAATCGAGGCGCAGGTCCGTTCTCAAAGGGCCAACCTGGAGGCTGCCGAAGCCAGCCTGCGTTCCACCGAGGCCGACTATGAGCGCGCCAAGGTCGATGCCGAAGGCCCGGATATCCCGATGCTCCAGCGAGCCTATGCGCGCGCTCAAAAGATGGCGCGCGAGGGTGTAGTCTCGGAAGCCAACCTGGATGATGCCCAAAAAGCCTACGAACTGGCGGTCAACAAACGCGACGTGGCGCGCGCACAGATGGGTGTCTTGAAGGCGAAAATTTCCCAGGCGGCGGCGCAGGAGCAGAGCGCGAAAGCAGAATTGAAGCGCCTGGAAGAGCAGTACAGCTACACCACGATCGTTGCCCCGCTCGATGGCGTGGTGCTCTCGCGCGATGTGGAAGTCGGAGATGCCGTCAGCTCGATCCTGGTCATGGGTTCCGCCGCCACCCTGATGATGACGCTCGGCGATATCAGTGAGGTCTACGTTAAAGGTAAAGTCGACGAAAGCGATATCGGACGCGTCTACCTGGGCCAGCCGGCGCGCATCAAGGTGGAATCTTTCAAGGACAAGACGTTTACCGGCAAGGTCACCAAGATCTCTCCCATGGGCGTCGAGAAAGACAACGTCACCACCTTTGAAGTGCGGGTTTCCATCAATAATCCGGGCGGCGAATTGAAGGCTGCCATGACCGCCAATGCCGAAATTATCCTCGACGAACATAAAGGCGTGCTGATGATTCCCGAAGGCGCGGTCATCTACGACAAAGACAAGAAGTCTTTCGTGGAAATTCCCGTGCCCAGCGCGAAAGATGGCAAGAAGAAGATTGCCGTGAGTCTTGGTATCTCCAATGGCGCCAAGGCTGAGGTACTGGGAGGCTTGAAGGAAGGCGACCAGGTCGTGCTGCAGTAA
- a CDS encoding tetratricopeptide repeat protein produces the protein MSDQSSRQAAEELYYQALDLFADGKHAEAIEQYKQSLAADPTFTEAMHGLARAYQENNQLDEAIAVANRIAEVDPDDVLAHTSLSILYQKKGMVPEAEAEGSKARILGWKQQLRKK, from the coding sequence ATGAGCGATCAAAGTTCACGGCAAGCCGCAGAAGAGCTCTACTACCAGGCTCTGGATCTGTTTGCCGACGGCAAGCATGCCGAAGCTATTGAGCAATACAAACAATCTTTGGCCGCCGATCCCACCTTCACCGAGGCCATGCATGGTTTGGCCCGCGCCTACCAGGAAAACAATCAGCTGGATGAGGCTATCGCGGTCGCAAACCGCATCGCCGAAGTCGATCCTGATGACGTGCTCGCTCACACCAGCCTTTCCATTCTGTATCAGAAAAAGGGCATGGTGCCGGAGGCCGAAGCCGAGGGCAGCAAAGCCCGCATCCTCGGCTGGAAACAGCAGCTCAGAAAAAAGTAG